The genomic window CCGGCGCCGGGCGGGAAATGCTCGAACCGCCCGCCGGACGCCCAGGTCTGCGACCACTCCCACAGAGGCTCCAGCGCCTGGCAGAGCCGGATCCCCGCGTAGGTCAACTCGTAAGTACGTGAGGGATTCTTCTCGATGACGCCCGCTTCCTGCAGCAGTCGTAGACGCTCCGACAGCATGCTGGACGAGCAATTGTCCATGCGTCGTCTGAGTTCCAAGAACCCCATCTGGCCGGGTTCGAGTTCCCAGAGGATGCGGAGACTCCACCTCTGACCGAGGAGATCCATGGCCGCGTGGGCTGCCGCGGTGTGTTGCGAATCGCCCCCGCGGGGTGAGGATGGCTCGCTTGCGCTTCTCATTCAGAAGCACGATAGTAGCTTCTGAAATAGAAGCGTTTGGGTGGTTGCGAAAGGGCGATGTGATGGATGTGGAGCGGAGTTCGCGAGTATCGCTGGTTACGGGGGCGTCCAGAGGGATCGGCGCTGAGGTGGCCCG from Rhodococcus sp. P1Y includes these protein-coding regions:
- a CDS encoding winged helix-turn-helix transcriptional regulator — encoded protein: MRSASEPSSPRGGDSQHTAAAHAAMDLLGQRWSLRILWELEPGQMGFLELRRRMDNCSSSMLSERLRLLQEAGVIEKNPSRTYELTYAGIRLCQALEPLWEWSQTWASGGRFEHFPPGAGS